A window of the Plutella xylostella chromosome 11, ilPluXylo3.1, whole genome shotgun sequence genome harbors these coding sequences:
- the LOC119693341 gene encoding zinc finger protein 28, with protein sequence MNDKPTSVGTAIPTLSPKRGALSTNIRIGNSSGSANYCPYCGSYFASHEAFQQHLALAHAHAEKKMTACPYCEGSFASAAAFQSHLTLVHSSKKMVFCTLCNASFRRNDHLKRHMLCVHSLSKNKCRLCEESFTGHDALAAHLSTRHPNEQLKCHCGCVFNSHAELVHHEKAHAAPPEHKCPHCETFFKRRDHMVRHVKSFHMNHFVTCPVCSKNYKRQDHLVRHVREKHHMGFLRGQLMKSSDLGLTPDDGN encoded by the coding sequence ATGAACGATAAACCCACATCCGTGGGAACAGCGATCCCCACACTGTCCCCTAAACGCGGTGCGCTGTCTACAAATATACGGATCGGAAACTCGAGTGGCTCAGCCAACTACTGTCCTTACTGCGGCAGTTATTTCGCGTCTCACGAGGCCTTCCAGCAGCACCTGGCGCTGGCACACGCTCACGCGGAGAAGAAGATGACCGCCTGTCCCTACTGCGAGGGATCTTTCGCCTCCGCAGCCGCCTTTCAGTCACATCTAACTCTCGTACATTCATCGAAAAAGATGGTGTTCTGCACACTGTGTAACGCCAGCTTCCGACGCAACGACCACCTGAAGCGCCACATGCTCTGCGTGCATTCGCTGTCGAAAAACAAATGCAGACTTTGCGAAGAGTCGTTCACGGGACACGACGCGCTAGCCGCACATCTATCGACTAGGCACCCGAACGAACAGCTGAAATGTCACTGTGGATGCGTTTTCAACAGCCACGCAGAGCTGGTCCACCACGAGAAGGCTCACGCAGCGCCTCCGGAGCACAAGTGCCCGCACTGCGAGACATTCTTCAAGAGACGAGACCACATGGTGCGACATGTGAAGTCGTTTCATATGAACCATTTCGTTACGTGTCCGGTTTGCTCCAAAAACTATAAACGGCAAGATCACTTAGTCCGGCATGTGAGGGAAAAGCATCATATGGGGTTTCTGCGAGGGCAGCTGATGAAGTCTTCTGATTTAGGCCTCACTCCTGATGATGGCAATTGA
- the LOC119693365 gene encoding calmodulin-like protein 4: MARYFKEQDIDEFRECFYLFARSGQITSLDELTVVMRSLGMSPTIQELAGYLKGKGGKMSFADFLEVMHIHSRAENLPNEVVNAFKAGDRDKRGVIPARQLQHLLQHWGEGLSAREVENIFREANVSSNGSVRYEDFVKIACAPVPDYY; this comes from the exons ATG gCTCGCTATTTCAAGGAACAAGACATAGATG AGTTCCGTGAGTGCTTCTACCTGTTCGCGCGCTCGGGACAGATCACGTCGCTGGACGAGCTCACCGTCGTGATGCGGTCCCTCGGGATGAGCCCCACCATACAGGAGCTGGCTG GATACCTGAAGGGCAAGGGAGGGAAGATGTCATTTGCAGACTTCTTAGAGGTCATGCATATTCACTCGAGAGCCGAGAATCTACCTAATGAG GTGGTGAACGCGTTCAAAGCCGGCGACCGGGACAAGCGCGGCGTGATCCCGGCGCGGCAGCTGCAGCATCTGTTGCAGCACTGGGGCGAGGGACTCTCCGCCAGGGAG GTCGAGAACATCTTCCGTGAGGCGAATGTCTCGAGCAACGGTTCAGTGCGCTACGAAGACTTCGTCAAGATCGCGTGCGCGCCCGTGCCCGACTACTACTGA